In one Amaranthus tricolor cultivar Red isolate AtriRed21 chromosome 8, ASM2621246v1, whole genome shotgun sequence genomic region, the following are encoded:
- the LOC130821821 gene encoding alpha-amylase 3, chloroplastic, with product MSSFTLEPLLHQPLRQPIPKFHPIKSTKISPFSLNFSSRAVKIGGTFFSHRPIKHLSVTSSSATSTLTHDPQSNEVAYSENYELSWIKKVEGKIFIRLDKEKDPGDWQLTVGCTLPGKWVLHWGVHYVGDTGSEWDQPPEEMRPSGSLVIKDYAIETPLTQSSSSEGKESVHEVSINVKCNSEIAAINFVLKDEEGGSWYQHKGRDFVVPLVDNLHDEDNVIGKKGLNIWPGTFGQLSHMLFKGEGSQRRAEGSSEESPEPTLANKSLGGFYEEQPIVKEVPVCNSLLVSVCKCPETDKNLVSLETDLLGDVVVHWGICKNDIKKWEVPAEPHPPNTEVFKNKALRTRLQTKADGIGAKGSFTLDKGITGFAFVLKLNNDTWFNNRGDDFFIPFPGTQGGDVPSEEIEKKVALESSSDSVTREENVLKENQDVLPATFTDGIIKEIRNLVTDISSDKKWKTESKEAQETILQEIEKLAAEAYSIFRSSKATLPEEAVLEIEELKLPAEISSGTGSGFEILCQGFNWESHKSGRWYMELHEKADELSSLGFTVIWLPPPTESVSPEGYMPKDLYNLNSRYGTVDELKTVVKRFHQVGIKVLGDVVLNHRCAHFKNQNGVWNIFGGRLNWDDRAVVADDPHFQGRGNKSSGDNFHAAPNIDHSQDFVRKDLKEWLRWLRKDIGYDGWRLDFVRGFWGGYVKDYIDATEPYFAVGEYWDSLSYTYGEMDYNQDAHRQRIIDWINAAGGSAGAFDVTTKGILHSVLERCEYWRLSDAKGKPPGVVGWWPSRAVTFIENHDTGSTQGHWRFPGGKEMQGYAYILTHPGTPAVFYDHIFSNYRHEVSTLISVRNRNKIHCRSDVKITKAERDVYAAIIDDKVAMKIGPGYYEPPSGPQKWSLAVDGKEYRVWEAL from the exons ATGTCCTCCTTTACTCTAGAACCACTCCTTCATCAACCTCTTAGACAACCCATCCCCAAATTTCACCCAATTAAATCAACTAAAATTTCACCATTTTCACTTAATTTCTCATCTAGGGCTGTCAAAATTGGTGGGACTTTTTTTAGCCATAGACCCATTAAACATCTCTCTGTTACTTCTTCTTCCGCAACTTCTACTCTCACCCATGACCCACAATCTAATGAAGTCGCTTATAGTGAGAATTATGAGTTGTCATGGATCAAAAAG GTGGAGGGAAAGATATTTATAAGACTAGATAAAGAGAAAGATCCAGGTGATTGGCAGTTAACAGTAGGTTGCACCCTTCCAGGGAAATGGGTTCTGCATTGGGGTGTGCATTATGTGGGTGATACTGGAAG TGAGTGGGATCAACCTCCAGAAGAAATGAGGCCTTCAGGTTCCCTTGTCATAAAG GACTATGCTATAGAGACACCATTGACACAATCGTCTTCCTCTGAGGGCAAGGAGAGTGTTCATGAAGTGAGCATCAATGTGAAGTGCAATAGTGAAATTGCGGCAATTAACTTTGTGTTAAAG GATGAAGAAGGTGGATCATGGTATCAGCATAAAGGTCGGGATTTTGTTGTGCCTCTTGTTGACAATCTCCATGACGAGGACAATGTCATCGGAAAGAAGGGCCTTAATATATGGCCAG GAACGTTTGGACAGCTTTCTCACATGCTTTTTAAAGGTGAAGGATCTCAACGTAGAGCTGAAGGCAGCAGTGAAGAATCTCCGGAACCCACTTTGGCAAATAAGTCGCTCGGAGGGTTTTACGAAGAGCAGCCTATTGTAAAAGAAGTTCCCGTTTGCAATTCCCTTTTGGTCTCTGTGTGTAAATGCCCCGAAACAGATAAGAATCTTGTCTCTCTAGAAACAGATTTGCTCGGGGATGTTGTAGTTCACTGGGGAATATGTAAAAATGACATTAAGAAATGGGAAGTACCAGCGGAACCACATCCACCAAATACTGAAGTATTTAAGAATAAGGCACTGCGAACAAGATTACAG ACTAAAGCGGACGGAATCGGAGCTAAAGGCTCGTTTACTTTAGATAAAGGAATTACTGGTTTTGCTTTTGTATTGAAGTTGAACAACGATACGTGGTTCAACAATAGAGGAGATGACTTTTTTATTCCTTTTCCCGGAACTCAAGGTGGTGATGTTCCATCCGAAGAAATTGAAAAGAAGGTTGCTTTGGAATCAAGTTCAGATTCTGTAACACGAGAAGAAAATGTactaaaagaaaatcaagatgTTTTGCCAGCTACTTTTACGGATGGAATCATTAAAGAGATACGCAATTTAGTTACCGACATCTCCTCGGATAAAAAGTGGAAGACCGAGAGTAAAGAAGCACAAGAAACTATCCTCCAAGAGATCGAAAAGCTAGCTGCGGAAGCATATAGTATATTCAGAAGCTCTAAGGCAACTTTACCCGAGGAAGCTGTTTTGGAAATCGAAGAATTAAAACTTCCTGCTGAAATTAGTTCGGGAACAGGATCTGGATTTGAAATTCTATGTCAGGGATTTAATTGGGAGTCGCATAAATCGGGAAGATGGTACATGGAGCTCCATGAAAAAGCTGATGAGTTGTCATCACTTGGTTTTACTGTAATTTGGTTGCCACCGCCTACCGAATCTGTCTCACCCGAGGGTTACATGCCAAAAGATCTATACAATTTAAACTCCAG ATATGGTACGGTTGACGAACTGAAGACTGTTGTGAAGAGATTTCATCAAGTTGGTATCAAAGTTCTTGGAGATGTTGTGTTAAATCATCGTTGTGCACACTTCAAGAACCAAAATGGTGTTTGGAATATATTTGGAGGCCGTCTTAATTGGGATGATCGGGCAGTAGTTGCTGATGATCCTCATTTCCAG GGTAGGGGCAATAAGAGTAGTGGAGATAACTTTCATGCCGCACCAAACATTGATCATTCACAGGATTTTGTTAGAAAGGATCTTAAAGAATGGTTACGCTGGCTGAG GAAAGATATTGGCTATGATGGCTGGAGGCTCGATTTTGTGCGTGGATTTTGGGGTGGTTATGTCAAGGACTACATTGATGCTACCGAACCATACTTTGCCGTGGGGGAGTACTGGGATTCTCTAAGTTATACGTACGGAGAAATGGATTACAATCAAGATGCTCATAGACAGAGAATTATAGACTGGATCAATGCTGCCGGTGGAAGTGCTGGTGCATTTGATGTCACCACTAAAGGGATTCTTCATTCA GTACTGGAGAGATGTGAATATTGGCGTTTATCTGATGCAAAGGGAAAACCACCAGGGGTTGTTGGTTGGTGGCCTTCTCGTGCTGTTACCTTCATCGAAAATCACGACACAGGTTCTACCCAG GGTCATTGGAGATTTCCCGGTGGTAAGGAAATGCAAGGTTATGCTTACATCTTGACTCATCCCGGAACACCAGCAGTGTTTTATGACCATATCTTTTCAAACTACAGACATGAAGTTTCTACGCTCATTTCTGTGAGAAATAGAAACAAGATCCATTGCAGGAGCGAT GTGAAGATAACTAAAGCAGAGAGAGATGTTTATGCAGCAATTATTGACGATAAAGTAGCAATGAAAATCGGACCTGGTTACTATGAGCCACCCAGTGGGCCTCAAAAATGGTCGTTGGCCGTTGACGGAAAAGAATACAGAGTTTGGGAAGCACTGTAA